CTGCCGCGATAGTCGCCTGCCGCCACGCGCCACGAAAACCAGCGGGGACATGCGTCCGTTCGCCAGCACCGGGCGGGCACTCCGCAGATACTCAGCAATCGAATCCGTCGCCGAGCGCCCCAGAGGAACGATCCTTTCCTTGTCGCCCTTGCCCCGCACCAGCGCGTGCCCAAGTTCCAGCTTCAAGTCCTCGATCTTCACATCAACAATTTCAGAAACCCGCAGCGCCCCCGCATACAGCATTTCCAGGATGGCGCGATCCCTCAGCGCGCGCGCTTGCGACTCCTTCGAGTCGCGCTCCGCCTTCGGAGCGGTCATCATCTGCTCGATCTGTGGCGGCGCAACCGACTTTGGCAGCACCTTCCACTGCCTCGGAGTATCGATATTCAGGGTGGGATCGAGCACGATCATGCGGTCAAGCAGCAGATATTTGTAAAAGTGACGCAGAGCAGAAAGCTTGCGCGCCACCGTCCGCCCCTCCAGTTGATCGGCGAACAGCGCGTCAAGAAAGTCGCGCACGTCCTGACGCTTCGCTGCCAGCATCGAGCGCTTTCGTCCGGCGAGAAACTCAGCCCAGCGCGCCAGGTCACACGTGTAAGCCTCCAGCGTCAAACGCGCCAAGCCCTTTTCGATCTTTAGATAATCGACGAAGCCCGCAAGCACCCGTCCATTTTCGGCAACAACTCCCATGCCGATTACTATGCGAGTTATCGGACTCTAAAGCAATGCCAACCTGGATTCCACTTCAGTGAAGTTGACGTCCGTCGCCGTCTCCCTGAGCGATGCCGCGAAGTCAGAGGACTCCTACGACCAAAGCTTGGAAGTTCAGTAGGGATCCTTCGACTCGGGCCCAACGCCCTCGCTCCGGAAGACAATCAGGTTCAAGGTGAATCAGAAGGAGCACTAGAGTCTGCGCGGCCCGCCTGCAATGTCGGTATCTGAAGTCCGAAGTCTGACGTCTGAGGTCTGGGGCTGACGTCTGAGATCTGACGTCTGAAGTTGGTCACGCCATCTTCTCTCGCACGCCTTCCAGCAGTTCCACAGCGTACAGAGGGCTTTCCGGCGTTTCTTCGTGCTTGAAGAAAGCGAAGACCTCGGTGCCGTCAGCTGCGAGCCGATGCAGGCGCTCACTCAACACTCGCCGTTCTGCCGTCGAGTATTCTTCCTTGCGGAACCTGTAGTACGCGAAATCCGCGGTCTGCTGTTCCGGGGTGGTGAGCTTCTTCGTTTCCGCCACGCACAATGCCACATTGTACTTCCGCAAGGCGTCAAAGATTTCATCGCTGAACCAGGACTCGTGGCGAAACTCGAAGGCGGCGCGCAGACTGCGCGGCAGCATTGTCAGGAACTCCTGCAGCAACTTGGCATCGCTCTTCAACTGAGGCGGCAACTGGAACAGGACAGGCCCCAATCGCCCTGCCTGCGCCAGCGGAGAAATGGACGAGAGAAACCGCTGCAAAGGCTCTTCTGCACCGCGCAGCTTCTTGAAGTGCGTAATCACCTGGTTTGCCTTCAGCGCAAACCGGAAATGCTTCGGCGTCTGCTTCAACCAGTTCGCAATGGTTTTCTCCGTGAGTAAATGACGGAAGGTGTAATTCACTTCCACGGCCGTGAGGCGGCTCGCGTAGTGTTCCAGAAATTTCGTCTGCGGCAGCTTCTCCGGATAAAACACGGGCTGCCAGATCTTGTACGCCCAACCGGAAGTTCCAACATAGAGATTCGCCACCGAAAACAAAGCTTCCCTCCAATACTGCCGGGCCGCTTCCAATCACAAAGCAGCGCAGCAAGCAGTCAATACTAAGCCACCCGCCGGAAGTCTAGCATCTCACCCTCTGCGATCTGGAGTCTTGCGGCTGAGTCCGAAGTACGAGGTCTTAAAGTCTGACATCCGCCGTCTGAGGTCTGCCTTACGCTCCTTTCCTTTTCTTTGCCATGACCCGCTCGCGCTCTTTTGCCGAGGTCGATCTCTTGACTTCACTTGTCCGCGACCGGGCGACGGTCGCCGGTCTGCCTTCCAATTCGGCCAGCGTCTCCGTCGAAGGCAGCTTCTGCTTCAGCTTCAGAACCGGTTCATACAGGTCGCCGAACTTTTCTGCGCGCACCAGCACCTTGTCATACGTAAACACCAGCAGCTCCGGATCTCCCTTCCTGAAACACTTCTCAACTTCTTCCCACTGCAACGGCGTTGAGACCGTAGGTTTCTCCTTCGCGCGCATCGAGTACACGCAGACCGTCGTCTTGTAATCGTCGTTCTGCGACCAGTCCACGAAAATTTTGCCTACGCGCAGAGCTTTCTTCATGTCGCTCACGACCAGCGCTGGATGTTGCCGCTCCAGCAGTCGGGCCACCTCGTGTGCAAACGGCTTGGTCTGGTTGTAAGTCACTGGCGTATTCAGCGGCACGTACACCTGCAACCCCTTCGACCCCGACGTTTTGGGAAAACTTTCCAGGCCCATCCGTCCGAAAACCTCCCTCACCCACAAACCCACCTCGCAACACTGCACGATGTTTGCCGGAGGGCCTGGGTCCAGATCGAAAACGATGAAGCATGGACGAATGGGATCGCTGGCTAAGGACAGCGACGTATGCATCTCGATATCGGCCAGGTTTGCCGCCCAGACCAGGGTTGGCAAATCCTGCGCCAGGCAGTAGTTCATCCACTTATTGTTTCCGGGACTCCAGATGGGCGCCACCTGTACCCATTCCGGACGATGCTTCGGGCAGTTCTTCTCATAGAAAAACATTCCGTTCACGCCATTTGGATACCTCTTCAGTGTCAGCGCGCGCTCCCGCAGATGTGGCAAGAGTACTGGAGCAATCCGCACGTAGTAGTCGATCAACTGCCCTTTGGTAAAGCCGGCCTCGGGATACATGACCTTGTCCAGGTTTGAAATCGTGACCTGTTTTCCTTGTATGTCGACTGTCGTTTCAGCTCTCGCCACGATTCGCTCCTCAGTAACCCACCAGCAACGATTTGCGCAGCCGTTTCAGTTGCGCCTCGCTGGCAGCCAAAGCTGGCCAAACACCTTCTCGGATGCCGGTATGTGCCAACCTGCTTCTCCAGTCCATCAACATCACAAATCAGCAACACACGTCGGTCGCGCTGGTGTCGTCCTCATCACCGCAACATATTGGTGTCATTCCACATCAAAGCCATGGTGCCAAACAGCGGACAGAAACCTCTGCCGGTCAGTAGCTCAATTGCTCCGGACTTTCCGGAAAAGCAGCGTCGTTTGTTCACGGAGGTACTCATGCTGATGAATGACCAGCGGGTGCCGTACGTCGTTTCCGGTGCATTTGCGCTGCAACAGCACACCGGAATCTGGCGCGACACGAAGGACCTGGACCTATTCCTCGCGGCGGAGGATGTTCCGGCGGCGCTCCGCCATCTGCAGGATGCCGGTTTTGAGACAGAGGTTTGCGATCCAGTGTGGCTTGCCAAGGCGCACCGCAACGATTTCTACGTGGATCTGATTACCGGCATGAGCAACGCAATCATTACCGTCGATCGCTCGTGGATCGAGCGAGGCTCACCAGCCGAGATTGTCGGCATTCCCTCGCGCGTTCTCGCCGCCGAAGAACTCATCGCATCCAAACTCTTTGTCACTTTCCGCGAACGATTTGACGGTGCCGACGTTGTTCACGTGATACATGGCACTGGCGGCAAACTCGATTGGGGTCGGATACTCACGCTTGTCGGCGAACATTGGCAAGTCCTGCTTTGGGCCATGATGCTCTTTCAATACACCTATCCTGCGCACACGCATTTCATTCCGCGACGGATATGGGACGACCTGTTGGCCCGGCTGTACCACGAACTCGACCATCCCGATCCTAGGGCGCAGTTCCGCGGAAGCCTGATTGATGAGAATATGTTTGCCATCGACGTCAACGAGTGGGGCTTCGAGAATTTAATCGAGAAGCGTCGCGACGCTCGCGAATTCAAAATCTGCAAACCGGCTAAAGAATCAGCCGCTTGAAGCTGTGACACGAGACCGCGACTATGAGGATCGCCGCCACCGCCGACCTGCACTTCACACCACAGAGTTACGACCGTATCCGCGAGCAGATGGGACGCATTCGCGACGAAGCTGACCTGCTCGTCTTAGGCGGCGACCTCACCAACTTCGGCCGCCCGCCGGAGATGGAGTCGTTGCTCAACGCTCTCGTGCG
This is a stretch of genomic DNA from Clostridia bacterium. It encodes these proteins:
- a CDS encoding tyrosine recombinase: MGVVAENGRVLAGFVDYLKIEKGLARLTLEAYTCDLARWAEFLAGRKRSMLAAKRQDVRDFLDALFADQLEGRTVARKLSALRHFYKYLLLDRMIVLDPTLNIDTPRQWKVLPKSVAPPQIEQMMTAPKAERDSKESQARALRDRAILEMLYAGALRVSEIVDVKIEDLKLELGHALVRGKGDKERIVPLGRSATDSIAEYLRSARPVLANGRMSPLVFVARGGRRLSRQRVWQLVDRASVAAGQHASPHMLRHSAATHMVENGADLRTVQTILGHADISTTQIYTHLALDGLKKVHRKFHPRGRGRTPDAAKAEGTHGAGASARQRPATGARPEKEED
- a CDS encoding DUF72 domain-containing protein, with amino-acid sequence MANLYVGTSGWAYKIWQPVFYPEKLPQTKFLEHYASRLTAVEVNYTFRHLLTEKTIANWLKQTPKHFRFALKANQVITHFKKLRGAEEPLQRFLSSISPLAQAGRLGPVLFQLPPQLKSDAKLLQEFLTMLPRSLRAAFEFRHESWFSDEIFDALRKYNVALCVAETKKLTTPEQQTADFAYYRFRKEEYSTAERRVLSERLHRLAADGTEVFAFFKHEETPESPLYAVELLEGVREKMA
- the ligD gene encoding non-homologous end-joining DNA ligase, translating into MARAETTVDIQGKQVTISNLDKVMYPEAGFTKGQLIDYYVRIAPVLLPHLRERALTLKRYPNGVNGMFFYEKNCPKHRPEWVQVAPIWSPGNNKWMNYCLAQDLPTLVWAANLADIEMHTSLSLASDPIRPCFIVFDLDPGPPANIVQCCEVGLWVREVFGRMGLESFPKTSGSKGLQVYVPLNTPVTYNQTKPFAHEVARLLERQHPALVVSDMKKALRVGKIFVDWSQNDDYKTTVCVYSMRAKEKPTVSTPLQWEEVEKCFRKGDPELLVFTYDKVLVRAEKFGDLYEPVLKLKQKLPSTETLAELEGRPATVARSRTSEVKRSTSAKERERVMAKKRKGA
- a CDS encoding nucleotidyltransferase, yielding MSFHIKAMVPNSGQKPLPVSSSIAPDFPEKQRRLFTEVLMLMNDQRVPYVVSGAFALQQHTGIWRDTKDLDLFLAAEDVPAALRHLQDAGFETEVCDPVWLAKAHRNDFYVDLITGMSNAIITVDRSWIERGSPAEIVGIPSRVLAAEELIASKLFVTFRERFDGADVVHVIHGTGGKLDWGRILTLVGEHWQVLLWAMMLFQYTYPAHTHFIPRRIWDDLLARLYHELDHPDPRAQFRGSLIDENMFAIDVNEWGFENLIEKRRDAREFKICKPAKESAA